In Deltaproteobacteria bacterium, the genomic stretch GTGGCATCGGCGGGGCGCCGGGCGACACGTATGCCGTGGGCAACGCCTGTGATCTCTGCAGCGAGGCGACGATTGCCCACTGCGAGGGCGCGGCGGGATCGATCTACGACAGCGATGACGGCATCGACGTCAGCGTCGGCTCCGGCGGCGGCGCGGGCGGCAACTCGGCGGGTTGCAGCGGCGCCGGTGGCCGTGGTGGCAATGGCGGCGGCGGCGTGGCGATCGTGGCCAACGAGTGGGCGCACATCGACGGCGTCGTGCTCGTCGGCGGCGAGACCCCACCTGGCGACGAGAGCCCGTGTGGCTATCGCCCCGGTGGTGGCGGTGGCTCGGGCGGCGGCTTGCTGATCGCTGCGCCCGAGATCGCCGGTGCGGCCAGCGGCGTCCTCAATGCCCACGGTGGCAACGGCGGCGACAGCCCCGGTGACGTCGGCGCCACGTGGGGCTGGGGTGGCGGTGGCGGAGGCGGCGGGCGCGTGAAGCTGTTCGCCGACACCAACACCTTCGCCGGCGTGATCGACGTGGGTGGCGGCGCGGGTGGCGAAGCACCCGGCGACTCCAACAGTGCCGTGGGGCTGCCCGGTGACGACGGCGTCGCCGGTGGCGACAGCTCGGTGCCGCCCGAGTTCATGGGCTTGGTCTGCCCCGCCTAGCTCGTCGTCGTCGACGGGGCGCCGCGTCCATCGACGGGGCGCTCCGCAGCGTGGACGCCCTGCGCCCGAGCGCTACTTCACCCGCGCCCGAGCGCTACTTCACCCGCGCCCGAGCGCTACTTCACCCGCGCCCGAGCGCTACTTCAGCTGCTGCGCGAGGTAGTGCTTGGTGCCGATCTGTTCGATCAGCTGCAGCTGGGTCTCGAGCCAGTCGACGTGGGTCTCCTCCGACGCCAGCATCGTCTCGAGCAGATCGGCGCTGGTGATGTCGCCCTCTTCGCGGCACAGCTTCACGCCCTTGCGGAAGCGATCGACGGCGTCGTACTCCATCTTGAGATCGAGCTCGAGCTGCTCCTGCACCGTCTCGCCGACGGTGATCTTGTGATAGCGCTGCACGTTCGGCACGCCCTCGAGGAAGAGGATGCGCTCGATGAGCGCGTCGGCGTGCTTCATCTCGTCGATGGACTCGGCGCGGATGTGGCTCGCCAGGACGTTGAAGCCCCAGTTCTGGCACATCTTGGCGTGGATGAAGTACTGGTTCACCGCCGTCAGCTCGGCGGTCAGCACTTCGTTGAGGACGTCGATGACGTTGGCGGAGCCCTTCACGGCCGCGAACGTAGCACGCGCGCGCAGTGGCTGACGATCGGGCGCGGGCGCATGCCCCTTCGCGGCAATCGAGAACGAAAGTCGAAGTCGCTCCCGGCCGAGCGCGCGTCGTTCAACGCTTGAGCGGAACGTCGCTCTGACCGCGTGCGGTGCCGGCGGACCCTTGGATCAGCTCGCGGATCTGCTGCACGCACGCGCCACACCCCGTGCCCGCCTGACACGCGGTGGCGATGCCCTTCACCGTGCAGTTGCCACGGCGGATCTCCGCTTGGATGGTGCGGCTCGAGACCGCCTTGCACAGGCACACGATCATGATCGCGAATCCGGGTCGAAGCAGCGGCCGCGAGGCCGGGCGGTCTTGAAAGTGATTTTCAAAACCACTCAATATGTAACGCGAGGGCCCGCGCGGCGCAAGCCGATCGATGTGGATCGATGGGCTCGAACCTGCGGGCCCGCCGTGAGGCTGCCCCCGACCCCGGCCAGCTGCCCGGCCGGGGGCTCCCCGAGGGCCGCGCGGCCTAGGAGGCGTCCGGCGACGTGCCGCCGACCCGACCGACGCGACGGGCCAGGGCCCACGCGAGCACGCCGTTGCCGAGCAGCCACGCGCGGTCGACCCACGCGCCACCGGGGAGTGCCGTCACCAGGGTCGGCAGCACGAAGGCGCCGTGCAGCAGCATCGCGGCGGTGCCGAGGCCGAGCCCCACGAGCGCCGGTCGCAGCGCGCGGACCTTGAGCAACGCGACGCTCGCGGCGAGCGGCAGCGCGGCCGAGAACCACAGCGGCGAGCCAAAGCCGAGCCAACCATCACCGCCGCCGGCGAGCGACGCGGCCTGGTACGCCATCGGCGTGGTGCCCAGCGCACCGCTCGTCCATGCCACCGCACCGGCGAAGCCGGCCGCGCCGAGCCAACGCGCGCGGCCACGCAGCTGCGCGAGGCCGAGCCCACCGATCGCGGCGATGAAGAGCAGCCCGGTGAAGCCGGCGCGCTCGGGCGCGTAGTCCCGCTGCGCCGACACGGCCGCTTGCGCATCGACGATGCCGGCGCCGAATCGATCGTCCCACTTCACCTTCTTCGGGTGTACCGCGGTCGCCTTCATCACGCGCTCGACCTCGTCGGGATTGGTGACGCCGCTCGAGACGATGAGCGCCGCGACGCCAGCGGCGTGCGGCGAGGCCATCGAGGTGCCCTGGAACCACAGATAGTCGTTCTCCATCGGGCGACCGATGCGGATCGTGTTCTGCAGGACGCCGTCGGGCTGACCGTCGCCGTTCTTGTCGGCGCGCGTGTCACCGCCGGGCGCGGCCACGTCGATGTCGCTGCCCCAGTTGCTGTAGTGGGTCAGCTCGCGGCCGTAGTCGGTCGCCGAGACGGCGATCGAGAACTTGTTGGCGGCGGGGTAGCCCACGCGAGAGCGGCGCTCGTTGCCCGCCGCGCACACCGTGACGACGCCCTTCTTGTGCGCGTACTCGATGGCCTTGGCCAGCACGCGCGAGGGTAGCGGGCCGCCGAGGCTCATGTTGATCACGTGGGCGCCGTGATCGGCGGCGTAGCGGATCGCGTTGGCAATGCCCGGCACCGCACCGCGGCCGTCCTTCGACAGCACCTTGAGCGGCATGATCTTCGCGCCGAAGGCCACACCGGTGACGCCGATGCCGTTGTTGGTGCTCTGCGCGATGGTGCCGGCGACGTGGCTGCCGTGGGCGTGATCATCGAGGCCCTTGGGCAGGCCATCGATGAAGCTCTCGCCCTCGACGAAGCCGGTGTTGTTCAGATCCGGCAGGCCGCGCACGCCGTCGGCGTCCTTGTACGCGACGCCGGTGTCGATGACCGCGACCACCGTGCCCTCGCCGCGGGTCGTCGTCCACGCCTCGGGCGCGTGGATCTGTTCCATGTGCCACTGCAGCTTGAACATCGGGTCGTCGACCGGCAGTCGCGTGCCCTTGTTCGCCTCGAGCTCGTCGTCGACCGCGGGCGCGGCGTCGATGTCGTCGAGGCCGTACATGATCTCGGGCTCGAAGCCCTCGACGATGCCGTCGGCCAGCGCCTCGGCAAGATCGGGGCGCGTGGCGCCCTCGGCCTCGAGCACGAAGAGGTGCTCGCCCTCGCTGTAGAAGCCGGCCGACTGCACGCGCACGTCGGGGCGCGCGTCGAGGGCCGCGACCCACGCGGCGATCTCGTCTTCGGAGGCACCCTCGCCCTCCTGCGGGTCCACGAGGTCGAGCACGAGGCGCCCGGTGGTGGCCTCGGAGCCCACGCCGAGCTCGGCCGCGAGCGCCGTCACGGACTCGGGCGTGATGTCCTCGGCGGCAAGCCCCGCATCGCTGCGATCGTGGCTGACGAACAACACGCCGCCGAGCGCGGCGAGGGACATGCCCGCGACGACGGCGCGTGCGCGGCGGTGCAGAGTCGGGAGCTTGGACATCGGTGTTCCCCTGCGAAGCCCCGGCGCGTGCGACAGGGGCGGTCTTGGCGGTCGCGGTGCAGAGTGCGCCGCGATCGCATCCGAGAATAGCAGGCGCACGGGTGCGAAGCTGCCAGGGCGCAGGCGTACAGCATCGCGGGGTGCCGCGGTGGGCCGCTGCGGGCGCGATCGGCGGCCCTACGACGACGATCCCGAGACGAGCGCGCAGATCCCCGCTTCGCGAAGGACTCGCCGCGACGGCACCATGCATCGACGTCGATTCGTGATGGGTGTGCATGGGCCGAGCCGGTGCGAAACTGCGACGCGCACGTCGTCGTCGCGCCATCGCGCCGCGCGATGCTCCCGTCGCGTGTCTTCGACTGTGCCAGCGTCCCTCGTCGTCCTCGCAGGTCTTGCGGGCCTCGTCGTCGTGGCGAGCGCGTGCGAGGTGGTCGGCTCGATCGGCGGCGTCGACGACCTCGCCGCTGGCGGCAGCGACTCGGCCACCTCGACGGGTGGCACCGAGAAGCGACCCGACGGGCCGGAGCGCCCCCGCGACACCGACGACGACCTCGCGACCTCGAGCGCGGGCGCCGGCATGCCGACCGACGCATCGAGCAGCTCGGACGGGGCCGACACGCCGTACAAGCTCGACGTCGGCACTGGCAACGGTACCGGCAACGACACCGATACGGATACCGTCGGCACCTTGGACGCGGTGTGCTGCAGCGCCAGCATCGAGCCCGGCTGCGCGCAGGACTCCGAGCTCGAGGCCTGCGTCTGCGGCTTCGATGCCTACTGCTGCGAGACCGCCTGGGACGACACCTGCGTGGGCATCGCAACGTGGGGCGAGTGTGGCGGCGGCTGCAGCGGCCCCGAGATCCCGCCGACCGACTGCTGTCTCGCCTCCGAGCGCGCCGGCTGCATCGACGCCCAGGTATCGGCCTGCGTCTGCGACCACGACCCCTACTGCTGCGACGTCGCCTGGGACGACGTCTGCGTCGGCGACGTCGCGCTGCACGAGTGCGGCCTCTGCCCGTGACGCGTCGCCCCCGCGCGCCCGCGCGGTTGCTGCCGTCGCGGGTCGCTGATAGGCTCCCGCCCACAACGCGCTCGTAGCTCAGCTGGATAGAGCATCAGGCTTCGAACCTGAGGGCCGGGAGTTCGAATCTCTCCGGGCGCACTGGGTGGGCGACGCAGCTTCGTAGCCCCGGTCGTGACGTCGTACGGGAGCGTCGAGCGGGACGCGGGGCGGATGGCTTCCGTCCTGATGCGGTGCGGCGACGACACGACACACCGCGCGGCGGTCCGTGCGAACCTGGCGTGCGTGCGCCCTGCTCTGCCGCTGTTCGCGTGCGTCGTCGCCCTCGCTTGCGGTCGCGTAGCGCCGGACGCGAGCCCGTCGCCGGGCGCGTCCGGCGACCCGGTGACGCCACCGACCGATGCATCGCCCACGCCCGCGACGCCCGTCGACGCGGCGAGCACCGCGGCGGCGCCCCCCGCTGCACCGCACGCGGACGCGCCGCGGCCGGAGGTGACGCCTGCCGACGCGCCTGCGGGCGAGGTCGCGGCGAGCGCAGCGATCGCGGGCGCGTTGCGTTCGCCGCTGCCACCCGGTCCGATCGCTGCGTTCGCGATCGTGGGGCCCGATCAGACAATCGTCGCGCCCATCGATCCTGCGATCGCGCCGCTGCGCGTCACCGGCATCTGGGTGCTCGACGACGCGACGGCAACTCCGAAGGTGTCGTTCCACGCGGGCGTCGGCGCGGCGATCCCAACCTGCGCCTGCGATCGCAATGACGCGTGTGGCGAAGCGGTGAGCGATGCCGTGGGCGAGGGCCCGATCTGCAGCTGCCGCGCGCCGGGCCCGGTCGACGACGGCGTCGACGAGGGTGGCGAGTGCGAGTTCATGGACCCTCGTCCGGCAGCGCTCGTCGGCGGCGTGCTGTACATGCAGGTCGACACGCACAACACGTGCGAAGGCATGAACCTCTACGGCGAAGACTGGTACCCGCTGACGATGGTCGCGTCACCGACCAAGCACAGCGGCAAGGGGCTGAAGCCGCGCGGCTGCGACCCCGGCGTCGCGACCGGCGTGGACGTGCTCGCGCCACGACCCGATCCACCGCCCTGCGGCCCGCGGGAGACCGATGGCGGCTGCGACGTCTGCGACGCGATGAGCCCCAATCTCGAGGTCTTCGCGATCCAGCGCGGCGAGCTCGTGCACCTCGAGGAAGACGCGGACACCGTCGGTGGCGGCGTGCGGCGCTGGTCGTCGCGCGCGCTCACACCGAAGACTTGCCCGAGCACCGCGGACACCTGCGGCAGCACCACGGCGTTTCCGCAGGTCGAGCGCGCCGACGGCTGGTGGGTCGCGAACGACGGCGCCCATGCACTCACGCAGCAGCGCGACGGTGCGCTCGCCATCGTCAGCGCCAGCGGCACCATACCCGTGGGCAAACACGACGATGACATCCTGGGCGTGCGCTACCACGCCGATGCGCGAGCGCTCATCACCACCATGGCCACGCGAGCGCCCAGCGGCACGACCACGT encodes the following:
- the bfr gene encoding bacterioferritin codes for the protein MKGSANVIDVLNEVLTAELTAVNQYFIHAKMCQNWGFNVLASHIRAESIDEMKHADALIERILFLEGVPNVQRYHKITVGETVQEQLELDLKMEYDAVDRFRKGVKLCREEGDITSADLLETMLASEETHVDWLETQLQLIEQIGTKHYLAQQLK
- a CDS encoding (2Fe-2S)-binding protein, which gives rise to MIVCLCKAVSSRTIQAEIRRGNCTVKGIATACQAGTGCGACVQQIRELIQGSAGTARGQSDVPLKR
- a CDS encoding peptidase S8, which produces MSKLPTLHRRARAVVAGMSLAALGGVLFVSHDRSDAGLAAEDITPESVTALAAELGVGSEATTGRLVLDLVDPQEGEGASEDEIAAWVAALDARPDVRVQSAGFYSEGEHLFVLEAEGATRPDLAEALADGIVEGFEPEIMYGLDDIDAAPAVDDELEANKGTRLPVDDPMFKLQWHMEQIHAPEAWTTTRGEGTVVAVIDTGVAYKDADGVRGLPDLNNTGFVEGESFIDGLPKGLDDHAHGSHVAGTIAQSTNNGIGVTGVAFGAKIMPLKVLSKDGRGAVPGIANAIRYAADHGAHVINMSLGGPLPSRVLAKAIEYAHKKGVVTVCAAGNERRSRVGYPAANKFSIAVSATDYGRELTHYSNWGSDIDVAAPGGDTRADKNGDGQPDGVLQNTIRIGRPMENDYLWFQGTSMASPHAAGVAALIVSSGVTNPDEVERVMKATAVHPKKVKWDDRFGAGIVDAQAAVSAQRDYAPERAGFTGLLFIAAIGGLGLAQLRGRARWLGAAGFAGAVAWTSGALGTTPMAYQAASLAGGGDGWLGFGSPLWFSAALPLAASVALLKVRALRPALVGLGLGTAAMLLHGAFVLPTLVTALPGGAWVDRAWLLGNGVLAWALARRVGRVGGTSPDAS
- a CDS encoding tetratricopeptide repeat protein, producing the protein MTPADAPAGEVAASAAIAGALRSPLPPGPIAAFAIVGPDQTIVAPIDPAIAPLRVTGIWVLDDATATPKVSFHAGVGAAIPTCACDRNDACGEAVSDAVGEGPICSCRAPGPVDDGVDEGGECEFMDPRPAALVGGVLYMQVDTHNTCEGMNLYGEDWYPLTMVASPTKHSGKGLKPRGCDPGVATGVDVLAPRPDPPPCGPRETDGGCDVCDAMSPNLEVFAIQRGELVHLEEDADTVGGGVRRWSSRALTPKTCPSTADTCGSTTAFPQVERADGWWVANDGAHALTQQRDGALAIVSASGTIPVGKHDDDILGVRYHADARALITTMATRAPSGTTTCEVGDAPVSWGTQCVEHMRAGRLEDARAACEHGLDETTKPAARGALLYNLGVIAQRSGDTAAARKHFEASLAARPGNAAVRKALAALGPG